One region of Cydia pomonella isolate Wapato2018A chromosome 9, ilCydPomo1, whole genome shotgun sequence genomic DNA includes:
- the LOC133521305 gene encoding uncharacterized protein LOC133521305 isoform X1, with translation MEVAGQWRREWAGAAEYGKVTEGGVTRQVARAMEVLHASAPGARMRVMRAAYHSTAGPGAATSYMVHSSRRVISSGTRLLSPSLTSRPFGDTPSLPSLPSLPLEISSTPLELVDTPETENYKVTEPDDTEISHPSKWKSSTGKSSIRMPSEESSSTDNASIIDLDPKPHHKSIFRKYSYDSENSDITTMKVSSRASPLLDAPVSLSTLKYKSLLNGSNDWTNRRKSYSFEETDPLNETISHCNDTLAMESSTDSGICKSTEIVNDHADYEKKDRKYYPPEDSFKDWLNKNRLTSFNKTNQYISNNRGHNVVIEEPSESSITLQSAGKVSITVPITLESEEDYQHRKGIEEADRRRKKVEFCKTELHFAAESGKVNIIATDEKPPPTNDFRRRKSAFVPMKKPERPTTLLLEKKTTDDTMIDLLQHNTSEVVENDENTAATKSILKNKIPKPKPYLLGENMALGLAGDVPSANKPSICIDNSDVTTAVSLINRQLQERRCSNDTTSSIASETDISSPLKTFTSRPINAGLIKSVSSKSQISSQPYSSTSEVTNTFNSVKEKLKALQLSPTPTRSKTRQLRQSDLTYFGIQNDKKNTDDDKPKVIRDRIKMQNEAIDNIFQSVRLIQQVSNSVSNSVCHSEAESEDAVEYQNIPLKTNFAPIPTPRSRTKYTDRDSEKVTVLKPIVEQDSVVIKQNVQETTRRSRSRRYEEASSPAIRSISEPPKANRLSSLEKSHRRTPNVKQNVCARINEYETKEEKTNYSENHPSDTAKLYLSEEDDGDDGVPTYVNVNKELCDNATPINGEDNIIRKPEIDRKLRQSHKTDTGHRDIVQKADKYTVERKSRARREKADSDIKPTEIHKNQSELDQKSRAKHETTNSDHRQTTRNQSNSREKNHKADKYNDSLNKRTNSSRKKKVDSKAVVIPADAPQSSDPSVSSQRITSQDKKNKNERSTSTSRQSESLKHADKNMIERIAEISDTPTKDSKETTKSQHVRSASRHSTSKKDTIENHKRSSANSADRHRNSLQLKSGDKNGEVHYSKDRKSRRNEYVINYDDKNGTVASITKVSTGPGSTKKKKTSLERIKDTPKEYRTQSKPEKIHLLQFPEREIPSGLSHAHKRSRTKVHIQRSCQLL, from the exons GTAATATCTTCCGGCACCAGACTACTATCTCCGTCGTTAACCAGCAGACCGTTTGGAGATACGCCTTCCCTACCATCGCTGCCGTCGCTACCGCTGGAAATATCATCAACCCCTTTGGAGTTGGTAGATACTCCAGAAACAGAGAATTACAAAGTGACGGAACCAGATGACACAGAAATTTCCCATCCTTCAAAATGGAAAAGTTCCACAGGCAAAAGCTCAATTAGAATGCCCAGCGAAGAATCTTCGTCCACTGATAATGCCAGCATCATAGATCTTGACCCTAAACCTCATCACAAAAGTATATTCAGAAAGTATTCGTATGATTCAGAAAATAGTGACATCACGACAATGAAAGTAAGCAGTCGAGCCTCCCCGCTATTGGATGCTCCAGTATCACTGAGCACTCTTAAATACAAATCACTACTAAATGGGAGTAACGATTGGACTAATAGACGCAAAAGTTACAGCTTTGAAGAAACAGATCCGCTAAATGAAACCATCTCACACTGTAACGACACACTGGCAATGGAGTCCTCCACGGACAGTGGCATCTGTAAGTCAACTGAAATAGTAAATGATCACGCAGATTATGAGAAAAAGGACAGGAAATATTATCCTCCTGAAGATTCATTCAAAGATTGGCTTAACAAAAACCGGCTAACTTCATTCAACAAAACCAATCAATACATATCTAATAATAGAGGGCACAATGTAGTTATAGAAGAACCAAGTGAAAGCAGTATTACACTGCAGTCAGCAGGTAAAGTATCAATTACAGTGCCCATCACACTTGAATCTGAAGAAGACTATCAACACAGGAAAGGTATTGAAGAAGCCGACAGAAGGCGAAAGAAAGTCGAATTTTGCAAAACTGAATTACACTTTGCGGCTGAATCTGGAAAAGTTAATATTATAGCCACTGATGAAAAACCGCCACCAACAAATGATTTTAGACGAAGGAAAAGTGCTTTCGTTCCAATGAAGAAACCCGAGAGACCGACTACTCTGTTGCTCGAAAAGAAAACAACTGATGATACGATGATTGATTTGTTACAACATAACACTAGTGAGGTAGTTGAAAACGATGAGAATACAGCAGCTACAAAAAGTATTCTCAAAAACAAAATTCCTAAGCCCAAACCATATCTTCTAGGGGAAAACATGGCTCTTGGGCTCGCTGGCGACGTTCCGAGTGCTAACAAGCCCAGTATATGCATCGACAATTCTGATGTTACAACAGCTGTTTCATTAATCAATAGGCAGTTGCAAGAAAGAAGGTGCAGCAATGACACAACCTCCAGCATCGCAAGTGAAACTGACATAAGCAGTCCTCTAAAAACTTTCACTTCGAGGCCAATTAATGCAG GTCTTATCAAGAGTGTAAGCTCAAAAAGTCAAATTTCAAGCCAACCATATTCGTCAACAAGTGAAGTAACTAACACCTTCAATTCAGTTAAAGAAAAATTGAAGGCATTGCAGTTGTCTCCAACACCAACAAGATCGAAAACGCGTCAACTTCGGCAATCTGATCTAACTTACTTTGGTATTCAGAATGATAAAAAGAATACAGACGATGACAAGCCCAAGGTCATCAGAGACAGAATAAAAATGCAAAATGAAGCAATTGATAACATTTTCCAATCTGTTCGACTTATCCAGCAAGTATCTAACAGTGTGTCCAACAGTGTGTGTCACAGTGAAGCTGAATCTGAAGACGCTGTGGAATATCAAAATATTCCTcttaaaacaaactttgctcctATACCGACGCCAAGGTCGCGTACAAAATATACCGACAGAGATTCCGAAAAAGTGACAGTTCTGAAGCCTATAGTAGAACAGGATTCCGTAGTGATAAAACAGAATGTACAAGAGACAACGAGGCGTTCTAGGTCACGAAGATATGAAGAGGCGTCTTCACCGGCAATTCGGAGTATTTCGGAGCCCCCTAAGGCTAATCGATTAAGCTCTTTGGAAAAATCACATCGACGAACCCCCAACGTCAAACAAAATGTTTGTGCAAG gattAATGAATATGAAACAAAGGAAGAGAAAACGAATTATAGTGAAAATCATCCTTCAGATACCGCCAAATTGTATTTAAGCGAGGAGGACGACGGCGACGATGGGGTCCCTACGTATGTCAACGTAAACAAAGAACTATGTGATAATGCAACACCAATAAATGGTGAGGATAATATAATACGTAAGCCAGAAATTGATAGAAAATTGCGCCAGTCACATAAAACTGACACTGGTCATAGAGATATCGTTCAGAAAGCAGACAAGTATACGGTAGAACGAAAATCACGTGCAAGACGTGAGAAAGCTGATAGTGATATTAAACCAACAGAAATCCATAAAAATCAATCTGAATTAGATCAAAAGTCACGTGCAAAACATGAAACAACGAATAGTGATCATAGACAAACTACCCGAAATCAATCTAACTCTCGAGAAAAAAACCATAAAGCAGACAAATATAATGATAGCTTGAATAAAAGAACAAACTCTTCGAGGAAAAAGAAAGTAGACTCAAAGGCTGTGGTAATACCTGCAGATGCTCCGCAATCGAGCGACCCTTCAGTAAGTTCACAACGCATTACATCgcaagacaaaaaaaataagaacGAGAGATCTACGTCGACGAGCAGGCAAAGTGAATCACTTAAACATGCGGACAAAAATATGATTGAACGGATTGCTGAGATTTCCGATACCCCTACTAAGGACTCGAAAGAAACAACCAAATCTCAACATGTGAGGAGTGCAAGTCGTCATTCGACTTCGAAAAAAGACACTATAGAAAACCATAAACGGTCTAGCGCGAATTCTGCTGATCGCCACCGCAACTCATTGCAGCTAAAGTCTGGCGACAAAAACGGAGAAGTGCACTACTCAAAAGACAGAAAGTCAAGGAGAAATGAATACGTTATCAATTACGATGACAAAAACGGGACAGTAGCATCAATAACTAAGGTATCAACTGGCCCTGGATCgacaaagaagaaaaaaaccTCTCTAGAAAGAATTAAAGACACCCCTAAAGAGTATAGAACTCAAAGCAAACCCGAGAAAATTCACCTGC TGCAGTTCCCAGAACGAGAGATCCCAAGCGGACTAAGTCACGCGCATAAGAGATCGAGGACAAAAGTGCATATACAACGGTCTTGCCAGCTATTGTGA
- the LOC133521305 gene encoding uncharacterized protein LOC133521305 isoform X2, whose translation MEVAGQWRREWAGAAEYGKVTEGGVTRQVARAMEVLHASAPGARMRVMRAAYHSTAGPGAATSYMVHSSRRVISSGTRLLSPSLTSRPFGDTPSLPSLPSLPLEISSTPLELVDTPETENYKVTEPDDTEISHPSKWKSSTGKSSIRMPSEESSSTDNASIIDLDPKPHHKSIFRKYSYDSENSDITTMKVSSRASPLLDAPVSLSTLKYKSLLNGSNDWTNRRKSYSFEETDPLNETISHCNDTLAMESSTDSGICKSTEIVNDHADYEKKDRKYYPPEDSFKDWLNKNRLTSFNKTNQYISNNRGHNVVIEEPSESSITLQSAGKVSITVPITLESEEDYQHRKGIEEADRRRKKVEFCKTELHFAAESGKVNIIATDEKPPPTNDFRRRKSAFVPMKKPERPTTLLLEKKTTDDTMIDLLQHNTSEVVENDENTAATKSILKNKIPKPKPYLLGENMALGLAGDVPSANKPSICIDNSDVTTAVSLINRQLQERRCSNDTTSSIASETDISSPLKTFTSRPINAGLIKSVSSKSQISSQPYSSTSEVTNTFNSVKEKLKALQLSPTPTRSKTRQLRQSDLTYFGIQNDKKNTDDDKPKVIRDRIKMQNEAIDNIFQSVRLIQQVSNSVSNSVCHSEAESEDAVEYQNIPLKTNFAPIPTPRSRTKYTDRDSEKVTVLKPIVEQDSVVIKQNVQETTRRSRSRRYEEASSPAIRSISEPPKANRLSSLEKSHRRTPNVKQNVCARINEYETKEEKTNYSENHPSDTAKLYLSEEDDGDDGVPTYVNVNKELCDNATPINGEDNIIRKPEIDRKLRQSHKTDTGHRDIVQKADKYTVERKSRARREKADSDIKPTEIHKNQSELDQKSRAKHETTNSDHRQTTRNQSNSREKNHKADKYNDSLNKRTNSSRKKKVDSKAVVIPADAPQSSDPSVSSQRITSQDKKNKNERSTSTSRQSESLKHADKNMIERIAEISDTPTKDSKETTKSQHVRSASRHSTSKKDTIENHKRSSANSADRHRNSLQLKSGDKNGEVHYSKDRKSRRNEYVINYDDKNGTVASITKVSTGPGSTKKKKTSLERIKDTPKEYRTQSKPEKIHLLPRTRDPKRTKSRA comes from the exons GTAATATCTTCCGGCACCAGACTACTATCTCCGTCGTTAACCAGCAGACCGTTTGGAGATACGCCTTCCCTACCATCGCTGCCGTCGCTACCGCTGGAAATATCATCAACCCCTTTGGAGTTGGTAGATACTCCAGAAACAGAGAATTACAAAGTGACGGAACCAGATGACACAGAAATTTCCCATCCTTCAAAATGGAAAAGTTCCACAGGCAAAAGCTCAATTAGAATGCCCAGCGAAGAATCTTCGTCCACTGATAATGCCAGCATCATAGATCTTGACCCTAAACCTCATCACAAAAGTATATTCAGAAAGTATTCGTATGATTCAGAAAATAGTGACATCACGACAATGAAAGTAAGCAGTCGAGCCTCCCCGCTATTGGATGCTCCAGTATCACTGAGCACTCTTAAATACAAATCACTACTAAATGGGAGTAACGATTGGACTAATAGACGCAAAAGTTACAGCTTTGAAGAAACAGATCCGCTAAATGAAACCATCTCACACTGTAACGACACACTGGCAATGGAGTCCTCCACGGACAGTGGCATCTGTAAGTCAACTGAAATAGTAAATGATCACGCAGATTATGAGAAAAAGGACAGGAAATATTATCCTCCTGAAGATTCATTCAAAGATTGGCTTAACAAAAACCGGCTAACTTCATTCAACAAAACCAATCAATACATATCTAATAATAGAGGGCACAATGTAGTTATAGAAGAACCAAGTGAAAGCAGTATTACACTGCAGTCAGCAGGTAAAGTATCAATTACAGTGCCCATCACACTTGAATCTGAAGAAGACTATCAACACAGGAAAGGTATTGAAGAAGCCGACAGAAGGCGAAAGAAAGTCGAATTTTGCAAAACTGAATTACACTTTGCGGCTGAATCTGGAAAAGTTAATATTATAGCCACTGATGAAAAACCGCCACCAACAAATGATTTTAGACGAAGGAAAAGTGCTTTCGTTCCAATGAAGAAACCCGAGAGACCGACTACTCTGTTGCTCGAAAAGAAAACAACTGATGATACGATGATTGATTTGTTACAACATAACACTAGTGAGGTAGTTGAAAACGATGAGAATACAGCAGCTACAAAAAGTATTCTCAAAAACAAAATTCCTAAGCCCAAACCATATCTTCTAGGGGAAAACATGGCTCTTGGGCTCGCTGGCGACGTTCCGAGTGCTAACAAGCCCAGTATATGCATCGACAATTCTGATGTTACAACAGCTGTTTCATTAATCAATAGGCAGTTGCAAGAAAGAAGGTGCAGCAATGACACAACCTCCAGCATCGCAAGTGAAACTGACATAAGCAGTCCTCTAAAAACTTTCACTTCGAGGCCAATTAATGCAG GTCTTATCAAGAGTGTAAGCTCAAAAAGTCAAATTTCAAGCCAACCATATTCGTCAACAAGTGAAGTAACTAACACCTTCAATTCAGTTAAAGAAAAATTGAAGGCATTGCAGTTGTCTCCAACACCAACAAGATCGAAAACGCGTCAACTTCGGCAATCTGATCTAACTTACTTTGGTATTCAGAATGATAAAAAGAATACAGACGATGACAAGCCCAAGGTCATCAGAGACAGAATAAAAATGCAAAATGAAGCAATTGATAACATTTTCCAATCTGTTCGACTTATCCAGCAAGTATCTAACAGTGTGTCCAACAGTGTGTGTCACAGTGAAGCTGAATCTGAAGACGCTGTGGAATATCAAAATATTCCTcttaaaacaaactttgctcctATACCGACGCCAAGGTCGCGTACAAAATATACCGACAGAGATTCCGAAAAAGTGACAGTTCTGAAGCCTATAGTAGAACAGGATTCCGTAGTGATAAAACAGAATGTACAAGAGACAACGAGGCGTTCTAGGTCACGAAGATATGAAGAGGCGTCTTCACCGGCAATTCGGAGTATTTCGGAGCCCCCTAAGGCTAATCGATTAAGCTCTTTGGAAAAATCACATCGACGAACCCCCAACGTCAAACAAAATGTTTGTGCAAG gattAATGAATATGAAACAAAGGAAGAGAAAACGAATTATAGTGAAAATCATCCTTCAGATACCGCCAAATTGTATTTAAGCGAGGAGGACGACGGCGACGATGGGGTCCCTACGTATGTCAACGTAAACAAAGAACTATGTGATAATGCAACACCAATAAATGGTGAGGATAATATAATACGTAAGCCAGAAATTGATAGAAAATTGCGCCAGTCACATAAAACTGACACTGGTCATAGAGATATCGTTCAGAAAGCAGACAAGTATACGGTAGAACGAAAATCACGTGCAAGACGTGAGAAAGCTGATAGTGATATTAAACCAACAGAAATCCATAAAAATCAATCTGAATTAGATCAAAAGTCACGTGCAAAACATGAAACAACGAATAGTGATCATAGACAAACTACCCGAAATCAATCTAACTCTCGAGAAAAAAACCATAAAGCAGACAAATATAATGATAGCTTGAATAAAAGAACAAACTCTTCGAGGAAAAAGAAAGTAGACTCAAAGGCTGTGGTAATACCTGCAGATGCTCCGCAATCGAGCGACCCTTCAGTAAGTTCACAACGCATTACATCgcaagacaaaaaaaataagaacGAGAGATCTACGTCGACGAGCAGGCAAAGTGAATCACTTAAACATGCGGACAAAAATATGATTGAACGGATTGCTGAGATTTCCGATACCCCTACTAAGGACTCGAAAGAAACAACCAAATCTCAACATGTGAGGAGTGCAAGTCGTCATTCGACTTCGAAAAAAGACACTATAGAAAACCATAAACGGTCTAGCGCGAATTCTGCTGATCGCCACCGCAACTCATTGCAGCTAAAGTCTGGCGACAAAAACGGAGAAGTGCACTACTCAAAAGACAGAAAGTCAAGGAGAAATGAATACGTTATCAATTACGATGACAAAAACGGGACAGTAGCATCAATAACTAAGGTATCAACTGGCCCTGGATCgacaaagaagaaaaaaaccTCTCTAGAAAGAATTAAAGACACCCCTAAAGAGTATAGAACTCAAAGCAAACCCGAGAAAATTCACCTGC TTCCCAGAACGAGAGATCCCAAGCGGACTAAGTCACGCGCATAA